In Mucilaginibacter celer, one DNA window encodes the following:
- a CDS encoding heavy metal translocating P-type ATPase, with amino-acid sequence MAEQLIELNVTGMHCNNCAMSVHKFLEKKGLHNILVDFAGEEVKFSTDNDAQLPEVIKGIENLGFKVVEDLSAHITPFYERVENKFIFCAIFTAPLLLHMILPWHFLHQPIVQLLLCLPVFIVGCLHFGKSAISSIKGGIPNMDVLIFVGSTSAFVYSLIGTVQNLGPQYQFYETCATIITLVLLGNVFEKRSVNQTTSAVKDLVKFQQVSANRMVNGSIEVIDAREVRPGDTLLVNQGDKIPVDGEILSGQGSVDEAMLTGESLPVEKQKYDKVIGGTILLNGNFHMLATRVGSNTILAQIIDLMKKAQAAKPPVQKLGDKVAAVFVPAVIMIALITFALTYFVGQAGFQHAMMNAIAVLVISCPCAMGLATPTAVMVGLGRAAKNGILVKGGDTIEAVTNTRYVVFDKTGTLTTGKFSVKEISIEDGADIEQIRGMITAIEERSNHPIAKSLVNGLKGLPQQKLILKSVKEEKGLGMRAEDVQGNNYFLGTAKTKGDHFNLALYKNQALVAQIAVDDQVKPEAAKLIAQLKNMGIIPVLLSGDKKDRCVSVANQLGITEIHGERLPDEKLAVIDVYKKKGKTIMIGDGINDAPALTHADVGISMNDASHVAIQSASVVLLNTDLNSVVKFLQISKHTLLTIKQNLFWAFAYNIIAIPVAAMGFLNPMVGALTMAFSDVVVIGNSLRLKVKKVHGS; translated from the coding sequence ATGGCTGAGCAACTGATTGAACTGAATGTAACCGGCATGCACTGTAATAACTGTGCCATGTCTGTCCATAAATTCCTCGAAAAAAAGGGCTTACATAATATCCTGGTTGATTTTGCCGGCGAAGAGGTAAAGTTCTCTACCGACAACGATGCCCAGCTTCCCGAAGTAATAAAAGGTATAGAAAATTTAGGTTTTAAAGTTGTTGAAGATCTTTCGGCACATATCACACCGTTTTATGAGCGGGTGGAGAATAAATTTATTTTCTGCGCCATATTTACTGCCCCGCTTTTATTGCATATGATACTGCCATGGCATTTTCTGCATCAGCCCATTGTTCAATTGTTATTGTGCCTGCCTGTTTTTATAGTGGGTTGCCTGCATTTTGGTAAAAGCGCTATCAGTTCGATAAAAGGAGGCATCCCCAATATGGATGTGTTAATTTTTGTAGGCTCAACCTCGGCTTTTGTTTACAGTTTGATAGGTACGGTTCAAAATCTCGGTCCTCAATACCAGTTTTACGAAACCTGTGCCACTATCATTACCCTGGTACTGCTGGGTAATGTGTTCGAAAAACGTTCGGTTAATCAAACTACCTCGGCTGTTAAGGATCTTGTTAAATTTCAACAGGTGAGCGCCAATCGTATGGTTAACGGCAGCATTGAGGTAATTGATGCCCGCGAAGTTCGTCCGGGTGATACACTGCTGGTAAACCAGGGAGATAAGATCCCGGTTGATGGCGAGATCCTTTCGGGTCAGGGCTCGGTAGATGAAGCCATGCTTACCGGTGAAAGCCTCCCGGTTGAAAAACAAAAATATGACAAGGTTATCGGCGGCACTATATTGCTTAACGGCAATTTTCATATGCTGGCAACCCGTGTTGGTTCGAACACTATTCTTGCCCAGATCATTGATCTGATGAAAAAAGCCCAGGCAGCTAAGCCCCCCGTGCAAAAACTGGGCGATAAGGTGGCTGCAGTGTTTGTTCCGGCTGTAATTATGATAGCGCTCATTACCTTCGCGCTTACTTATTTTGTTGGCCAGGCCGGTTTTCAGCATGCCATGATGAATGCCATTGCGGTACTGGTTATTTCCTGCCCCTGCGCTATGGGGCTTGCCACGCCAACCGCCGTTATGGTAGGTTTAGGCAGGGCGGCAAAAAACGGCATCCTGGTAAAGGGGGGCGATACTATTGAAGCGGTTACCAACACCAGATACGTAGTATTTGATAAAACGGGCACCCTTACTACCGGGAAATTCAGTGTTAAGGAAATCAGTATTGAGGATGGTGCGGATATTGAGCAGATACGAGGCATGATCACTGCCATTGAAGAACGATCAAATCACCCGATAGCCAAATCGCTGGTGAACGGATTGAAAGGTTTACCTCAGCAAAAACTCATTTTAAAATCGGTTAAAGAAGAAAAAGGCCTCGGCATGCGTGCCGAAGACGTACAGGGCAACAACTACTTTTTAGGCACAGCCAAAACCAAGGGCGATCACTTTAACCTCGCCCTATATAAAAACCAGGCATTAGTAGCCCAAATTGCGGTAGACGACCAGGTAAAGCCCGAAGCAGCCAAACTCATAGCACAGCTTAAAAACATGGGCATAATCCCGGTGCTTTTAAGCGGCGATAAAAAAGACAGGTGTGTAAGTGTAGCCAATCAGTTAGGCATTACAGAAATTCACGGCGAAAGGCTTCCGGACGAAAAACTTGCCGTAATAGACGTTTACAAAAAGAAAGGCAAAACCATTATGATTGGCGATGGCATTAACGATGCCCCTGCCCTAACCCATGCCGACGTGGGTATATCCATGAATGATGCCAGCCATGTAGCCATCCAATCGGCCAGTGTGGTATTGCTGAATACCGATCTCAACTCGGTGGTAAAATTTCTGCAGATTAGTAAACATACGCTGCTTACCATCAAACAAAATCTTTTTTGGGCCTTTGCTTATAATATAATCGCTATCCCGGTAGCTGCCATGGGCTTCCTTAACCCGATGGTTGGCGCGCTCACCATGGCATTTTCGGATGTTGTGGTGATTGGTAACTCGTTGAGGTTGAAAGTGAAGAAAGTTCATGGTTCATAG
- the rnhA gene encoding ribonuclease HI, producing MIEIFTDGASSGNPGPGGYGVILRSGQHYKELSEGFRKTTNNRMELLAVIKGLEALKTPGQDVIIFSDSKYVIDSIEKRWLNGWVAKGFAGKKNKDLWMRYLAISKLHKIKFTWVRGHNGHPENERCDQLAVAAGKRAPLLIDTVFEAEHAKAGV from the coding sequence ATGATCGAGATTTTTACAGACGGGGCTTCGAGCGGTAACCCGGGACCGGGTGGATATGGTGTTATTTTACGTTCGGGACAGCATTATAAAGAGCTATCCGAGGGTTTCCGCAAAACCACCAACAACCGCATGGAGTTATTGGCTGTAATAAAAGGCCTCGAAGCACTCAAAACTCCCGGCCAGGATGTGATCATTTTTTCCGATTCGAAGTACGTTATCGATTCTATCGAAAAACGCTGGCTAAACGGCTGGGTAGCCAAAGGCTTTGCCGGTAAAAAAAACAAAGACCTGTGGATGCGTTACCTCGCCATCAGTAAACTCCATAAAATTAAATTCACCTGGGTACGCGGCCATAACGGACACCCTGAAAACGAGCGTTGCGATCAGCTGGCTGTGGCCGCAGGTAAGCGTGCGCCTTTGTTAATAGACACGGTTTTTGAAGCTGAACATGCAAAGGCCGGGGTGTAA
- a CDS encoding metallophosphoesterase family protein, whose product MVKIGLISDTHSYLDDSVFKHFENCDEIWHAGDFGTLQLADQLAAFKPLKGVYGNIDDKDVRAVYPEHLRFKCEEVDVWMTHIGGYPGKYAPAVKKEIYLNPPKLFITGHSHILKVMFDKTIGCLHLNPGAAGKQGWHKVQTLMRFNIDGDKIQDLQVIELVNG is encoded by the coding sequence ATGGTTAAAATAGGCCTCATCTCCGATACCCACAGCTACCTCGACGACTCCGTTTTTAAACACTTTGAAAACTGCGACGAGATTTGGCATGCCGGCGATTTCGGCACCCTCCAACTGGCGGATCAGCTTGCTGCTTTTAAACCTTTAAAAGGCGTGTACGGCAATATTGATGATAAAGATGTACGTGCGGTTTACCCCGAGCATCTGCGTTTTAAATGCGAAGAGGTAGACGTTTGGATGACGCATATTGGCGGTTATCCCGGTAAGTATGCACCTGCGGTTAAAAAAGAGATCTATCTAAATCCGCCTAAATTATTCATTACCGGGCATTCGCATATTTTAAAAGTGATGTTTGATAAAACTATTGGCTGCCTGCACCTCAATCCCGGCGCGGCCGGTAAGCAAGGCTGGCACAAAGTGCAAACACTAATGCGGTTTAATATCGACGGGGATAAAATTCAGGATTTGCAGGTTATTGAGTTGGTGAATGGTTGA
- a CDS encoding tRNA1(Val) (adenine(37)-N6)-methyltransferase encodes MSYRTISEHGFRSKYYPKRMFRFKQFNVDQTGCAMKINTDGVLLGAMVTANNPQNILDIGTGTGVIAMMLAQRFTSTNIDAVEIDEQAASTANANFQNSPFQSRLTLYPGSFEHFFDQHPQIKYDLIVSNPPFYINSLQSPTIKINLAKHAAEGFFEKLIASIVNRLTEHGLCWLILPVDTSELIKGIAKQHGLHLQKIINVHSFQKDNPHREIVVFGRNAEASVQIDQFNIYEDVNIYSAAYRQLLKPYFLAF; translated from the coding sequence ATATCGTACAGAACGATTAGCGAACATGGCTTTAGGTCGAAATATTACCCAAAGAGAATGTTCCGTTTCAAACAATTCAATGTAGATCAAACCGGCTGTGCCATGAAAATCAATACCGATGGCGTATTGCTCGGCGCAATGGTTACAGCAAATAATCCGCAAAATATACTTGATATAGGCACCGGTACGGGCGTGATAGCGATGATGCTTGCCCAACGCTTCACCAGTACCAATATTGATGCTGTTGAAATTGACGAACAGGCGGCCAGCACAGCAAATGCTAACTTCCAAAATTCGCCCTTTCAAAGCAGACTTACACTTTATCCCGGCAGTTTCGAGCATTTTTTTGATCAGCATCCGCAAATAAAATATGATCTGATAGTTTCAAATCCACCGTTTTATATCAATTCGCTGCAATCACCAACTATAAAAATAAACCTTGCCAAACATGCTGCCGAAGGCTTTTTTGAAAAATTGATAGCCTCAATTGTAAACAGGCTTACCGAACATGGACTTTGCTGGTTAATTTTACCGGTAGATACATCTGAATTGATTAAAGGAATAGCGAAACAACATGGCCTCCATTTACAAAAAATTATAAATGTGCACTCGTTTCAAAAAGATAATCCCCATCGCGAAATTGTAGTGTTTGGCCGGAATGCCGAAGCGTCTGTACAAATTGATCAATTCAATATTTATGAAGATGTAAATATTTACTCGGCAGCATACAGGCAATTACTTAAACCTTATTTTTTAGCTTTTTAA